The Lepeophtheirus salmonis chromosome 3, UVic_Lsal_1.4, whole genome shotgun sequence genomic interval CGAGACATACTTTTTTAGACGTCCATTGCATAAAAGTTATGCAAGAAACAACtaaacaaacagttttattcTAAAGTCCTGACCACTATCTATCATTTGaacgtaaataatatttttttttaatgtaaagggttttccaataagaggtgttattttgatattcaaagaaaatttgtttttttttagataaataatcgGATATTTATTTCGATgtaattaataatggaaaacaatatcagcTTAATGACCGCCACAACTACACTTTCAGGGccgtatcctttttatgaaattttccatcaccAAATCGCAAAGTGGctcaggttcaaaagaggcgcccatgcaaaattttagcCTCCTTGGTCCAATGTTGTAGGCACCTATAACGGACACACAGACACAagctctattttatatatgttactggcaatatgtataattacataaatgtattcatttatgcaTGACAGCTTCATAAATATGGGATATAGAGAAAAGAAGCTGTGCTTTGAAAATAGCGCCCAAAAGAACTCAAAGACGCTGagattaatgtaatatttactgAATACATGGTATACTACTCTCtccatcatttatatattacattctGAAACGATAGATCAGCAAGAATTAAAAAGGAGGAGGATCAGATCAGGAATTTTATTACGCGTGTAgttgtgattattattcttttcataAATGATTGAGCTGATATTGcttctataaattaataaatatatcattaatattggCGATCGCTTCACTCTCAAGGGCGTTAGGGACACAAAACTCTCCACTACAATGGCTGAGTCTGAAGCCTATTCTGCGTCATTATCCAATGGCCTCTACACACAAGAAAGTTTGGATGTATTAAAGGGGATGTTTCCGGAGAAGGATGAATTCGAGCTCACAAGCCTTCTTAAAAGTTATCCGGGAAAATATATGGAAGGCCTAATTGATAAGATTCTTCAAGGAGTACAGGTTAGATGTTTAATATGTTGGGAGGACTTATACATGGAGGACGTTATCTCGTGTGATGGTGATCATCCTGTTTGTAGGAGTTGCTTGACTGAAGGGATCAAAAACCAATTAGCCGACGGATTGGACAATTATATTTGCCTCAATTACGGATGCGAAATCCCTTATCAAATCTCAGACTTGGAGACAGTGATGGATCACAAGAtgattactaaatatattcaaaccctATGTTCTAATGAAGTAAAATCCTGTGGTGAATTTGGTCTATACACATGCTCAGAATGTAATTATGCTGTGACGATTGACAAGGAGGGATTGGATGTCATTAAATGTCAATATCAATATTGTAAAGCTTTGACTTGTATTCATTGTCAACTCCCCGCTCATCCCAGGGGTGAAACCTGCCTAAAacttaaagttgaaaaattaagacTCAAAGTCGAGGATTCTATGGCCAATGCGGTGATTCGCAAATGTCATGCTTGTGCAAAACCATATACGAAAACAGATGGATGTAACCGTATCCAATGCATATGCGGTGCTCAAATGTGTTATATCTGCAAAAAGAAAATCCAGCCTAATTATGATCATTTCTATGATT includes:
- the LOC121115341 gene encoding E3 ubiquitin-protein ligase RNF216, whose protein sequence is MAESEAYSASLSNGLYTQESLDVLKGMFPEKDEFELTSLLKSYPGKYMEGLIDKILQGVQVRCLICWEDLYMEDVISCDGDHPVCRSCLTEGIKNQLADGLDNYICLNYGCEIPYQISDLETVMDHKMITKYIQTLCSNEVKSCGEFGLYTCSECNYAVTIDKEGLDVIKCQYQYCKALTCIHCQLPAHPRGETCLKLKVEKLRLKVEDSMANAVIRKCHACAKPYTKTDGCNRIQCICGAQMCYICKKKIQPNYDHFYDFPEEPEIGKCPLQTNSEDLHNVERTSAARKTEATFDHQLSLPRPSTSYASY